The Macaca mulatta isolate MMU2019108-1 chromosome X, T2T-MMU8v2.0, whole genome shotgun sequence DNA window ggaagaagaaaaaaaagaatacagcatGCAGGGAGAGTTTCAAATGCGAAAAACCCTAAGCGTGAACATTTTGTTTACATTATTCTGCTTGTGCAGAATTTTCAGTCTTGAGCTATCCCCTgtagaacagatatttggaattaGAGTACTTTTTAAACTATTACTGGCATGAGCCTTTCTTCTTAAACTGATTCAAAGGAATCAAACTATTAGCAAATATTACATGTTGTCTTAGTCCGTTCAGGCttctataacaaagtaccatagactgagtgaATCATAAACAAcacagaaattgatttctcacagttctggaggctggaaatccaagatcagggtgccactgtggtcaggttctggtgagaaCCGGGTTGCTGGCCTggttgtatcctcacatggtggaaagagcaAAGTAGCTCTCaggcctcttcttataagggcactaatccaatTCATGGGGAGTTCTGCCCCCATGACCTGATTACCTCCCAAAgatcccacctcctaataccagcACACTggtgttaggatttcaacatctgATTAGGGGATAAGGGGGCAAACATTCAGTACATAACGGTTGTCAACTTTTTAGCATATATAAGAAAAgcatgtttcttcttcttcttctacttcttcttcttcttcttcttcttttttttttttttttttttgagaaggagttttgctcttgttgcccaggctagagtgcaatggcgtgatctcggctcactgcatcctccgcatcccgggttcaagcgattctcctgcctcagcctcctgagtagctgggattacagtcatgcgccaccgtgcctggataattttgtatttttagtagagatggggcttcaccatgttggtcaggctggtctcgaactcctggcctcaggtgattcacccgccttggcctcccaaagtgctgggattacaggcatgagccaccgcacctggcttctTCAATGCTTTTCTAAGTTTAattgaaaaagaaaccaaaatggtGTTTATGAATTAGAAGGGAGAGATGTAGATCTTAATGTATGTGATAGCTATAACCTAAAGGTTGCAAGGAAAGGACACACCTAGTGGTAAGGTTGCTACATTCCTCTGGAAGTCATGAAATATTAATTCTGAATAGGCTATGGGcagggcacagttgctcatgcctgtgatcccagcactatgggaggccaaggcaggaggaatcgcttaagcccaggagttcgagaccatcctggcagcatggcaaaaccccatctctactaaaaatacaaaaaaatcagctgggcatggtgacctgcacctgtagtcccagctactgaggaggcagaggtgggaggattacttgagtgcaggaggcagaggttgcagtgagctgagattgtgccactgtactccatcctgagCAGCAGAACCACAccctgtcataaataaataaataaataaatagttttttcaAAATAGGCTATGAAATGCCTGTGTATTGTCATCCCTAGAACAACCACTGGAAAACTGTACAGAGATTCACACAACTGAATAGATAACTTTTGACCTTGCTCAGATAGCCCAAAAGAGGGCAGTAGAAGGGAAGccgcaacaacaacaacaacaacaacaacaacaaccagaagaaacaaaacaaatattaaaatagcagacctgcccgggcacggtggcacacgcctggaatcccgcactttgggaggccgaggccacaggatcgcttcagcccaggagttcaagaccagcctggaggacatagggagaccctgtctctaaaaaaaaaaaaaaaaaaaaaaaaaaaattagctgggcatggtgaaaTGTGCCAgtgttcccagctactagggagactgaggcaggaggatcatttgagcccaggaattggaggctgcaatgagctatgatcacactactgtggCGACAGagtagaccctgtctcaaaaaagactccaacctgggcaacagagtagaccctgtctcaaaaaagaaaaataaattctccaaatactgttaaaaaaaaaaaaaaaaaaggaggaagtggCTATTTCTGCTCTCCACATGAAAATCTGTTATATGACAACAGTTGGAGATCATCAAACACTTGGAGCCCAGTGGGAGCGAGACTGTACAGCCACCTCCCTCCAAGCTCAGATTGGCCCTCCTGCCTTCTGCCGCAGGAAGGAACTGGTGGTCTGGTGATTATGGGGGGTGGCCGTGAAGCGGGTAATTTGGAACATCGGATACAGATTCTCAGGCACTATTCCTACTGACAGTCCCTTTGTACTTCCCCCACTGACACCCCCCTCCCTGCAGAGGCACCTGGTACCACAAAGAGTCTTGCTCCCAACAGGTCTGCATCTCAGCCTTCTGGTCTACCAGGACAGCTGGCATTTGTCTATCACCTTTCCTGCTACCAGGATCTTTTTGGTAAATCATCTGCTATGTTCTCTGGGGGTCAATGCCTCTCTTAAGCCGTTTCTGTCATTTTAGTGGGCTTTGAGGAGAGGGTGCAGGTAAAATGCATATGtgcattactatttttttttttaaagataaccaATAGTCAGTGCAGAAAAGCACATAAACTTGTCACATTGTAGGACACTGAAGAACAAGAGAGATCACATAGAATTCCCCAGCcagtcaggagtccaagaccaacctggccaacatggtgaaaccccgtctctactaaaaatacaaaaaattagccaggcgtggtggcgggcacctgtaatctcagctacttgggaggctgaggcaggagaattgcttgaacccaggaggcggaggttgcagtgagccgagattgcgccactgcactccagcttgggcaacaagagcaaaactctgtctcaaaaaaaaaaaaaaaaaattctccagccAGACATGGGCAGTGTGTTAGTGTCCTATtgatgctgtaacaaattaccacaaagcTAGTGGTTTAAAATGCCACATTTACGCATTGCAGTTGTGAAGGTCAGAAGTCTGCAATCTATCACACCGAGCTAAGGTcgaggtgtgggcagggctgcgTTCCTTTCTGGAAGCTCCAGAGAGAATTGGTTTCTTGCCTGTCTAGTTTCTGGAGGCCGCCCCATTCCTTGTCTCACGGCCCCTTCCTCCAGCCGCAAAACCAGCAGTCTAGCGTCTTCCGGTCTCTTCCTGACTCTCCTTCTATCATCTCATCTCCCTCCCTGACCCTCTTGCCTCCCTCACACAAGAACCCTTGTGATGACACTAGCCCACCTGATTAAGCCGGGATCATCTCCCCATGGCAGGATCCTCAATTCCATCACAGCCGCAAAGCCTGTTTTGCCATGGAAGGCAACATAGCCACAtacccccttccttccttcccgccctccctccttcccaccttCCTTAAGGACCTCCTtccccccttcctcccctccctttctccttccctccctccttctctccctctttcccttcctccctcctcatctcctttttccttttgctttttttaaggAAACGGAATTATATAATACTATTTTTGAAATCTGCTTTTTACTTAGCAGTATTGGGAATGTTTTCCTTAATTATTCTGCAGCACAGTATTGAATTTTGGTGTGATATCCCATTATAAGGATATAAAATGGTTTGCTGAACGGTTCTCTAAGTGTGGTTTTAGGATTTTGCCTTTTTGTCCCAGTTGTAACCTCAGTTACAGAGTTCATTGGGTGTGCCTTGCACTTAGATCTTTGCACACATCTCTGCTCATTTGCTCAGAATAAATTCCTTATTATGGAAACCCTGTAAGCAAAGGAGTCCAGTGGGATTTTGACTTCCGTGCAATGTTTAGTCCTACATACTGGGTAGCCGGCATCGTTTGCCTTTTGGCAGCCTCATTTCTTACACAGGTTCCATTTGAAGCTGTCCCCAATCTTAGCAGGTCAGTTTCATACACCAGGAATCACTCCACATCTTCCACTTGTCCTGCCTACCTAAACTGTGTTCCAGCAAGCTTGTAATTCAAGACTTAGCTAGAAAAAGGTAATTTCCCATGAGCTAACAGTATCTTTCCcagctggcgcggtggctcacacctgtaatcccaatattttgggagggtgagacaggtaGATCGCccaagcccaggagttgaagaccagccaggacaataaagcaagactccatctctgcaaaaaaatacaaaaatgaaccaggcatggtagtgcgtgcctgtggtcccagctacttgagaggctgaggagggaggatctcttaagcccaggaggttgactgaggctgcagtgaattgtcattgtgccactgtactccagcctgggtgagagtgagaccctgcctcaaaacaataaaattaaaatcaatggTGTCTTTCCTAATGCATGGGTTGTCAGTGGCTTTCACAACTCAGTCTCATCCAGGTGGGTGCCACTTCTGCTAACACCTGTACTTATATATTgccactgctttaaaaaaaatgttggccgggcacagtggctcacacctataatcccagcactttgggaggccgaggtgggcagatcacgagatcaggagttcgagaccagcctggccaacacagtgaaaccccatctctactaaaaacacaaaaaaattatctgggcatagtggcaggtgcctgtaattccagctactcagaaggctgaagcaggagaatcgcctggacccaggaggcggaggttgcagtgagccgagatcatgccattgtactccaggctgggtgacaagagtgaaactccgtcttgaaaaaagaaaaattaccgggccgggcacggtggctcaagcctgtaatcccagcactttgggaggccgagacaggcggatcacgaggtcaggagatcgagaccatcctggcgaacacggtgaaaccccgtctctactaaaaagtacaaaaaaaaactagccgggcgaggtggcgggcgcctgtagtcccagctactcgggaggctgaggcaggagaatggcgtaaacccaggaggtggagcttgcagtgagctgagatccggccactgcactccagcctgggcgacagggcgagactccgtctcaaaaaaaataaaaataaaaaaaaaaattacctgcaGGTGATACGAGTTAGATACCAGTTCTAGGGCTGGTGGGGAGAGAGAAATTAGGAGCCCATACAGATGTTGGAGTGGACCCTGCAGGTCTATTGGCAAACATAGCCACCCTCCAAAGGCTGACAGAGCAAAAGAGGCTACATGATGAAGCAAAGGAAGCAACCAAAGGGTGGTGGCTGAAGTGACATCAGGACCTAGGACTGATACCTGGATGAGCAGGGTGACTGGTGGAATGTGGGAACAGAACATTGAGGGAGGGCCTCAGAACCAGAAACCATGGCTACAGTGTTGATGAGAACTCCCAGCTGCCTGGACCAAGAAGCCAGTGCTGAAGAACTAGGCAGGTCATCCGAGAGGAGCTGTGTCCATGTCGGCCCCGCTGGCCAGGTGAGCTGACTGCCCTCCCCTTAAGCCACCAGTTCACGTGGAGACCACGTCACTAGGTAGCAGAGGTTCGTTCCTTctttactgtgttttttttttttttttttaattgtggtaaagtATATGTAACACAAAATTGACCATTTTAGCtgtttaagtgtacagttcagtggtagtAAGTACATGTAATTGTTGGGTAACTGTCACCACTGTCTACCTCCAGAACTTTTTATCTTCCCCAAATGAAACTCTGTCCCTGTGAAACATGCACTCCCCATTAGCTCCcgccagcccctggcaaccactgtctactttctgtctatgagTTTGACTCTCTATTATAGGTACCTCCCGTATGGGGAGCCagacagtatttgtccttttgtgagtggcttctttcactcagtgtaATGTCTTCGAGGTTCGTTTATGTGGTAGCCTGTGTCAGAACTTCCTTCGTTTTTGAGACTGTGGACAGAGATCGTATTTCTGGCGTCGGTATAGACCACATTTAGCTTCCATTGTCTGTGGGGGGGCACTTGGTTTGTTTCCGCCTTTGGTTACTGTGAATAAcgttgctatgaacatgggtgtagaAATATGtctttgagtccctgctttcacatctttttgggtatatacccagaaatggaattgctggatcacatagcaaatctttttttttttttctaagaggaactctccctctgtcacccaggctggagtgcagtggtgtaatctcggctcactgcaacttccgcctcccaggttcaagcaattcttgtgcctcaggctcccaaggagctgggaatacagggacataccaccacgcccagctattttttttttttttttttctagaagagacaggatttcaccatgttggccaggctagtctcgaactcctcacctcaggtgatctgatctacccgcctcagcctcccaaagtgctggcattacaggcgtgagccaccactcctggccccctGGATCACATGACAATTATTTGTTCagtttagttttgttgttgttgttgttgttttgagacagagtcttgctctgttgccaggctggagtgcagtggtgtaatctcggcccactgcatcctccgcctcctgggttcaagcaattctcctgcctcagactctcgagtagctgggactacaggtgcgcaccaccatgcccagctaatttttgtatttttagcagagacagggtttcaccatgttggccaggctagtctcaaacttctgacctcaggtgatccgcccacctgagGCTAACGCAGGAGACTCGCTGAAACCCAGgagggcttgcagtgagcggagatcacacaccactgcactccagccttgggtgacagagcaagactctgtctcaaaaaaatatttatatttatagtgaGTATATGTTCTTACACTAAGGATGGTAAATAAAGTAGGAATCAGGAGGCCTTCACAGGACTGGTGTTAATCAAAAGTCAACACTGCTGGATTAGCATTGAAGATGGAGTCACTTGTCTCCACAAAGGGCTGTTCCTATGTCTGCATCTTCTCTGAAGAGCCATCTTGAAATATGCCAAaaaaggatatttcttttgtgtaTGAACCTGTTTGATACCTAGTGAAGCCTACGGACCTTTCTCCAGAAAAGATGCAAAAACAAGATGCCCAGGATTAcacttattttgaaatacagttattgagccaggcacagtggttcatgcctataattctagcactttgggaggccgaggtgggaggatcatttgaacccaggagtttaagaccagcctgggcaacataacaagacccccatctctacaaaaaaatacaaaaagaaattagctgagtgtggtgggacacgcctgtggtcccagctacttgggaggctgaggcaggaggatggttttcgcccagcaggttgaggctgattgagctatgatcacttcactgcactccaatctgggagacagagtgagactctgtctcaataataataataatcatttgtTCAAGATTATCTTGCCAAAAAGAATGATGCTATAAATGTGGCATCTGCCAGGAATGTTCTGGCCATTAGGAGGGATTTCTGACATCAGCCTGGAACAACCTCTGACCCATCCCTCCCCAGCATGCCTCCTCGATAAAGTTCAGACCCTCAATGTTCTCCAgcaattctttctttccttcctccctccctcccttcctccctccctccctccctccctcctgcccttccatttctccctccctcccccacttccttcctaccttccttccttccttccttccttccttccttccttccttccttccttccttcccctcacaATGTCTATTTCATCCCATCTTTATTCATCACTTAAAAAGGAGTATCTCTTTCCAGAGTGGATCTTCCTTGGGGAGTCGGGAGAGGTATGTGAGCTACTCCTCTGCACCCTTCCCAGCACCCAGGAGAGCCTTTCAAAGTTTTCTGCGTATACATgtgggtgtctttttttttttgagacggagtctcactctgttgcccaggctggagtgcagtggtgagatcttggctcactgcaagctctgccttccaggttcacgccattctgctgcctcagcctcccgagtagctgggactacaggcgcccaccaccacgcctggctaattatttgtattttttttagtagagacggggtttcaccatgttagccaggatggtctggatctcctgacctcatgatccacccacctcggcctcccaaagtgctgggattacaggcgtgagccaccacgcccggccacatgtgggtgtcttttaaaaacaaaactggcGGCAtacaactacacacacacacacacacacacacacacaaggagacacaaacacacaaggagacacacaaatacacacaaacatacaaacacacaaagagacacacaaacacacacacatatatataaaaaacaacatgtatatttatacattctTTTGCATCCTTTTCCCATTtagcaaacagtgacaatttcCTGTCATTAAAATGCTTTTGAAGACTTCATTGTAAATGGTTGAATAATATGCTATATCACCTGGAATTATGAAATGTACTTAAGCATCTGTATTGCTTCATATATTACTTGTCTCCAGATTTCTCTTACTCCTAGTGTCAGCAACACCCCTGGTGAGCATCAGTGCCCAGACACTTTGATCCCACTTCTCTGATTTGTCCACTAGAATTAATTCCAAGAAGTGGGAGATTGGGTCAGGAGACACCCATGTTTTTATTACTcttgataataatttttttttttttgagacagagtctcgctctgttgcccaggctggagtgcagtggtgctatctctgctcactgcagcttacgactcctgagttcaagcgattctcctgcctcagcctcccaagtagctgggactacaggcgtgcaccaccacgcctggctaatttttgtatttttagcggagacggggtttcgccatgttggccaagccgtgctcaaactcctgacctcaagagatctgccctattcggcctcccaaagtgctgggattacaggcgtgagccaccatgcctggccttattctTGATAATTAATTAATACACTTTTATGTTTGTGTCTCTCTATGCTCgccatttttttccaattaaaaaagtaatatactttaagacatgaaaagaaaaatcagtaatcCTAATATTTAGATGCATCTCATTTTAGCTTCCCAGCATATTTTATGATAGGCAAAAATAAGATTATACTACTATATATACTAACGAGTTTGTTACCTGCATTTTAGATTCAATGCACCATGGACATTTTCCCATGTTACTAAATGTTTTTCTACTTTACTATCTGCAAAGTATTATAATAAATGAATGGCTTCACTTTAACATATACTAGGTAGTAAAGTGTATTTCTGTACTCAAATTAATCAATCTTCCATTGCTTGACAACTtttttattggagacagggtcttgctatgttgtccagactggtctcaaactcctgggctcaggcaagtTTCCTGAGACAACtgtttcatgaaatattttttattgttttcttattttaaataatcatgcGTATtgcagaaatatttgaaaatactgaaCAGCCAGGCaccattaaaaaattacaatCTGAGTGTCACAAATGGACACAACATTgcgtgaaagaaaccagtcacacAAAAGCATTGACCATATGATCCCCATtttgaaaaacaggcaaaatagaAGTAAGGTGTGTGGGGATGCATGCTGAGATGATAAAACTATGAAAGCAAGCAAGGAAGTGGGAATATTGTGTATCTGAAATGCAATGGTGGCTCCATGGGTGTTCACCCCATCATCATTAATTGAGCTGCACACTTGTGTGCTTTTCTATATGTGTGTGACCCTTCACAATCCAAATAGCTTAGAAAAAACTCAGAATCTCTCAAACCCAGTTAAAAATGTCTCCTAATAGCTTAGGATATAGACTTTATGTTCCATTTGTATCTATGATTATATCATACACATTATTTTGAAACATGTaatttgtatttgaaatattatgGACACCTCCCTTTTGGTCACATAGAATGGCAACTAGAATGGCTGtcatgaaaaacattaaaaataccaaatgttggagaaaatatggagaaactggaacctccatcattgctggtgggaatacaaaatggtgcagccacgtgggaaaacagtttagcaatttataaaaagttaaatatgcaCTTACCATATGAACCaccaatttcactcctaggcatcTACACCAGATAAACAAGGACATATGCCCATACAAACTTTTATATTCAAGTGTTCAtgacagcattatttataatagccaaaacatggcaccaacccaaatgtccaaaagctgatgaatgaacaaactgtggtctatccacacaatggaacaccattcagcaatgaaaagggaCAACCTTCTCATACCTGCTTCAACATGGATGACCCTTGAAACCGTGCCGTGTGAAAAGAGCCACACAAAACTATTACAccttatatgattccatttgtattgTCAATGTTGGCATATAGCTCCATCGCGTAGACGTAGCATAAATTCTTTCACCATGCCCTATTGTTGGACTTGATGTTGTTTCCCAGTTTCCaatattacaaacaatgctgtgATGACCATCTTTGTGGCTACATATTTGTGGCCGACCTTATTTATGTCTTTGCACCAATGCCCAGAAGTGGAACTGCCAGTCTGAAGGTGTGTGCATTTTAAGGCTTTCGGGAAATATTGTGGAGCGGCCCTGCACAAAGTTTGCTCAGACTGCACTCCCACTAGCAGAGCGAGAGGGTCTAGTGTCTCCTTTCTCCAATACAACACCTGGGAGGCTGTCCCAGGTCCCAGGATCCCCCCCTCACCATGCTCTGTATTTGTTTGTAGTTTCCTGGGTGCACTGCCACCATGTCCTGGTTCTGCAACAGTGCCAACTGCCAATTTTCAGTCTTCACCCTTACCACCATAGGATGGATCCTCTCCTGTACGTCCATGGGCCTTGTGGAGTGGCGAATATGGTACATGAAAGACACCCCGCTCTACCCCCCTGGGATCGCCTGCGTGGGAATATTTAGAGTCTGCATTTACCGGCATCGCACCAACAGCACCACAACCAAATTCTGTTACCGATACAGCTACCAGGACACCTTTCTCCCTTTTGAAATTTACATGGCTCAACGCTTCCTACTGACTGCCAGCATTTTCGGATTCTTCGGGAGAGCCTTTAACATCCTTGCACTTAGAAACACGTCTGTGAAAATATTTGAGGAGGACACCTACAATTCATTCATTGTTTCAGGAGTTTTCAACATTGCTGCTGGTGTCTTTATCTTAATTGCTGTGCTCCAGAACTACGATGCCATCATAAACTCACAGGGAATCACCTTCCCGCCATCTCTCCAAATGCCCTTCAAGCCAGATGTGCAGGAAGTTGGCACTGCCATTCAAGTGGCAGGGATAGGTGTCTTGCCTATGCTGTTAACTGGgatgttttctctattttacaaatgTCCCCTGTACTGCCAAGTGCATCCTGATATTTCAGAAACGTGAATTTCCTGGTTGCATTGGCTTTGCAAATCCAAGATTTCTGGGAGTTTATGGAAAATGTTATTAGCATGCTCTACCAAATATTTCCAACGACTCAAGACCATGGCATGTGTAGTTTGGGACAGAAGGTGGCCAACTGTCTCCTTCTGTTATCTTGTGTATCTGAATGTGGTTCACTGATTTGCTCGTTGAATTGagaacttttatttaaaagtcttCCCACCTGCCAGTTGGTCTTATTGCATCTGAATTTTAATTATTGTTGGCTAAAGCAAATAACCCTATAAACTAAGGGTAGGGAAATAAGAGTTTCTGAGTACATTAACTTTTAACATTTCCCTCTC harbors:
- the CLDN34 gene encoding claudin-34, with protein sequence MSWFCNSANCQFSVFTLTTIGWILSCTSMGLVEWRIWYMKDTPLYPPGIACVGIFRVCIYRHRTNSTTTKFCYRYSYQDTFLPFEIYMAQRFLLTASIFGFFGRAFNILALRNTSVKIFEEDTYNSFIVSGVFNIAAGVFILIAVLQNYDAIINSQGITFPPSLQMPFKPDVQEVGTAIQVAGIGVLPMLLTGMFSLFYKCPLYCQVHPDISET